The window TCAATTAGGATGTAGTTCCAAGTAAGGAATAACCAGAAAAGAGTAATCACTACATAATTAGATTTAAGATTCTGATGTTTTGATGAggaaatataaatgattttattattaattttcagaATGAAAGTTCTGAAACCACAAGACAGGATTTATCCTCAGTGAATTGCAGCTAAAAGGTAATGTGGGAAAGATAAAgggaagttaaaataataaattgcttttaattaaagaaagcaagtttatgagaaaaaagaaaatcgCAAACATAACTGGCTCATGATGGGCATCAAatggaaaacaaagaataaataccCTAAGATAGAATTAAAATTATGAGATATGACAGAAGATTTATAAAACTATGGGAAGGCTTTGGATCTggttgaaacaaaattaaaaagtacaAATGAAATTCTGGAAAACAGCTGCCTGATAATGTCAAAATTATCAGCAagtatttttttaacatgttaaaagtaAGTAAACTGTTGAAGTGTTAAATGGGCCCTAAAGAACAGTAACTTCTATTGAAGTCTTTGAGATGGCAAAGCtttcaagtttttctttaatattttttcaaagatATTAGCATTATTCCAGACTCTGtacaatttacaaaattttgGAATTAACATAAACTAATTAActattaattctttcttgtaaagtaaaaatattgaaagaataaaaactattaaattgcCAATTTCAGGTAAcatggttttaatttttcatatgtCACTATATAGATGCCTATGGGTTGCAGAGATAttaatttattcatgttttttaagGAGAGGATAAGAGTTCCCCACAAATTTCAGACCAGTTAATcttacttgtataatattaataattatattctgaTTTAAGAAGCCTTCAACAAATATggcaaaatataaaacacattcaaTATTGAATCAGTAGAGGTCttgatttactaatattttttcctttttatcaaTGTTACTTATAAGAATGATGTGTGGATTGGTGTAGTAAGGTTTTTGAAAAATAAGTTGATAAGGTGCCACACAGAATATCAACTAAGTAAATGAGaatgaaattgtgaaaaaaaaaagttacacaaaCAACAGGACAGGTGGGTGAGAAAAAGCAAAGTCAGGTAAAACTGAACCTATATTACTAGTAAACTAACAATCCATTAAAACTGAACCTATATTACTAgcacaataacagtaataaaactgaaccTTTATTACTAGTAAAACTGAACCTTTATTACTTGTACACTAACAGTCTAGTAAAACTAAACCTATATTACTAGTAAACTAACAGTTCATTAAAACTGAACCTTTATTACTAGTACAATAACAGTCTAGTAAAACTGAACCTTTATTACTAGTACAATAACAGTCTAGTAAAACTAAACCTTTATTACTAGTAAAATAACAGTCTAGTAAAACTGAACCttcattactaggcctatattttacttgttatttacTGAAAAGGGGAGTTTTTACTCAACTTTTGGAGACAAAATTTTTGGAGAGTAAAAATTTAAACCCGTCCTTTAAGTATCAAGAAGTCGCTGAATCCCTTTCCAAAGTCGAACAGAGAGTTGGTAAAGAATTTTAAGTAATAcattatattacagttctacagtaaaattaaatttaatttcaaatgacTAAAGTATTTACAACTACAGACACATCTTCAATCACACTTACTCAGAGGATCTAACATCTTTATCATTGATCGTCTTTAAAAGCGTTCTCAAAACTTGTTTATTCAACTGTTTCGGAATGTTAATTTCTTTCCAGATAAATTCAGACGATGAAGAACTAATTGACGACCTATTTGAACCATCTAACGCTGCCATAACGAAAACCTTATTTACACTCGCTGCACTTTTCACGCTATATACTATGCAAAATACGATATGaaaactttccaaaactttctTAAAACTTTCCATTATAGCCAAAATTTCCCATCCATATtgattatgtaaattcataaaacaaaacagaagtaaTAAACAGCAAGAGAAATGTAAGATAATGTTATTCTGTTTCTAtgttattacacatattttcCTAAAGCTTTACAACCCTACGTTGGTTTCGGGTTTTGGGTAAAGTCTGTAAGCGAAATTTGGTCTACGTACAAAATCAGTGTACATTGGACACGTTTTcattttctctatatttattagtttatgcCGAAACTTTAGATATTGCTCATCATCATAATGATAGACAAAGTTAGGATTTTTACGTATGTTGTTGGTGCAACATTGTTTTCAGAACTGGTTTATATGTTGTGGCTGAAGTTTAAGCACTGTTATAAGAACACAGTCAGCTTAGCGTCTATTCATCGTAATACTAGTATTATACGAAATGTGGACATTAACGACCAAGAGGTTGGATCCAGTTATAAACCTATAAACAAAGTTCTTATTTTCCCTGATCCTGATATTACATGCAAGAGGCTAATACTAAATGGAAGATGTACTTATTCAAATTGTCAGTTTTTGCATTCAAAAACATCGTTGTATTACTTGATCAAAATGCTCTGTACGgctaaaaaaaaaatggatatttgtGTGTATATGATGATGTACAGCGTTCTTGGAGAAAAGATTGTTGATGCCCACAAAAAAGGCGTTGTTGTTCGTGTTATAACTGATGGTCAGATGGGAGACGTGCCATCTTCTCAAATAGGAAGGTTTCGTGAAGCAGGTATGTATTTTAAGCATAACTTTAGTGTTAAGCTAACGAAGTTAAGATCGATTCTACTTGACTTAATTCTATcattaacatttgaaattaatatttccgTTTGTACTAAGGACCAACTTTAAAACTTAAGTTGTTAAAGCACGAATTGTTAAAACTTTGTTTGCCGACAGCGTGGTTaagaagtgaaataatttttaaaatttatttatatactgtttctGACTGGTACTTTGTTAAAGGTTGAAGCAAGGTGAGAAAATctgatattactttaaaatatatatatcggAGGTGATTCGTATATTAGTATTCCATCTTTCAGTATAGTCTGTGGACTGTTGCATCTTACACTGGTTgaggtttgttttctttcttcattacTCTCTAATTTAGTTCAACcaaatttatatatgttataagcatgtttgtttgttagaatcatgtgtgtaattaaattaattttaaggcaattttatttttaaagactaGCAAGGTATAAATAACTTattgtgcaaaatattttttacaaatagtaaatgtttttgttttgaatttgcttGCTGAttagaagttttattattatgagTTACAGCTAATggattacagaaaaatatttgtataacagGTATGGGGCTcagcatagccaagcgtgttaaggcgtgtgacttgtaatctgagggtcgcgggttcgcatccccgtcgcgtcaaacatgctagccgtgggggcgttataatgttacggtcaatcacactatttgttggtaaaagagtagcccaagagttggtgaagggtggtgatgactagctgccttccctctagtcgtgcactgctaaattagagatggctagcacatatagccctcgagtagctttgtgagaaattcaaaacaaacaaacaggtatgATATATCAATCATTTTTCAGGAACACAAGTTTTACTGTTAGGTCCTGTGTATTTAAGAATGCCTGTGCACCAGAACCATTGGGCCTTTTATACTTTGACTTGcatttcaaaaattgtttctAGGTAAACAGATAGTACTATGTATGACTCAGTATAACAGTGCATAACCAATTACATACAGCTACACATGCTTGTGCTTGCTTATAGCTATGGTGAATGTAAGTGTTGGCAAGCACCTATTGTTGTGAATCATAAACAACTGCTTGTAAATGAGTAATACTATTagtaaattatagtaaaattagcACAAACTTCAATTatggaaaacttattttttaaatattctgatggGATGTGATTTGTCCTCAGACCCCCTCAGCATTGGCTACCTTTGCACACTATTCTGAGTTGCCTGACTGATCAAAAAATGCTTTTCCACTCTTAGAAAGATTGTAGCAGTGATAAAAATGAATGTTATTCccattttaaaaactataacttgTAATAAGTATTAGTGTAAATATACTGTATTAGTGTAACAGAAACTGTGGAGATGattcttatatgaatattttcagGCATTCCTGTACGTTCAAATTCTACTACTACTTTTTTGATGCACCACAAGTTTATCATTATTGACAATGAAACTCTTATCAATGGCTCGTTTAATTGGACCAAACAAGCGGTGACGGgaaattatgaaaatatcttAATCACAAACCAGAAGGAACTTGTAGAGCCTTACACACAGGAGTTTCACCGTCTTTGGCAGCTATATGATCCTGTGCAACTTGAGAGAAACAGATTCACAATGAATAATTCAAAGAGTCATCACTCAGTAGAGTAATATGTTACTTGTTATTTCTATCTGATTTTGTGTCATCAGCAGAAGACAATCACCAGAAATAATCTGACTGGCATTCcagtatttaacatatatataagttCTGAGTTTTCAGAAGAACAGTTTTTAGTAATGTTTCAGTTCTGTTATAGTCAAGTAAAATCATTGTGTATACATCTTGTTTACTTGTGTTATCTCTGAGTTATTTAGACTtctgttgtaaatatattttgaatgttttatggGTTAGTGTGAGAGTACATGGCATTAAACTAGTTCTAGAGTACTTAGAACAGTCAGTAATTTAGTGATTGAGAAACTTTGGAAAGAGTCTAAAAACATGGTTACGTTATAAATACTATAATTGTGAGTCagttgaaatatttagtttttgttaagTGTTTGGATCAGTGTTACTTATTTCATATATTCAGTTCCTTAGTGCACTATAGCTGCACTCATTCcagtatttaacatatatatataagttctgAGTTTTCAGAAGAACAGTTTTTAGTAATGTTTGAGTTCTGTTATAGTCAAGTAAAATCATTGTGTATACATCCTGTTTACTTGTGTTATCTCTGAGTTATTTAGACTtctgttgtaaatatattttgaatgttttatggGTTAGTGTGAGAGTACATGGCATTAAACTAGTTCTAGAGTACTTAGAACAGTCAGTAATTTAGTGATTGAGAGACTTTGGAAAGAGTCTAAAAACATGGTTACGTTTTAAATACTATAATTGTGAGTCagttgaaatatttagtttttgttaagTGTTTGGATCAGTGTTACTTATTTCATATATTCAGTTCCTTAGTGCACTATAGCTGTAAAATTATACAAGTGAGCtctcttgttttttatgttagtCCAGG of the Tachypleus tridentatus isolate NWPU-2018 chromosome 13, ASM421037v1, whole genome shotgun sequence genome contains:
- the zuc gene encoding mitochondrial cardiolipin hydrolase zuc, translating into MIDKVRIFTYVVGATLFSELVYMLWLKFKHCYKNTVSLASIHRNTSIIRNVDINDQEVGSSYKPINKVLIFPDPDITCKRLILNGRCTYSNCQFLHSKTSLYYLIKMLCTAKKKMDICVYMMMYSVLGEKIVDAHKKGVVVRVITDGQMGDVPSSQIGRFREAGIPVRSNSTTTFLMHHKFIIIDNETLINGSFNWTKQAVTGNYENILITNQKELVEPYTQEFHRLWQLYDPVQLERNRFTMNNSKSHHSVE